In the genome of Candidatus Pristimantibacillus lignocellulolyticus, the window AAAATTACGTGCTAATTGCAATTGATAATTTTCCGGCTTATTATTCCGTTCGATTCCCCAATGAATCATTACGATCGTAATATCTGCCAATTTCTCTGCTTCTTCAATAGCTTGTAATGCTCTACTTGCTGTATCATAAGCTTCTGCTAGTCCAGCAGTATATTTGTTCGCTTTCCATGTTGTATAAGGCAAGACACGACTAACCCCAATATAAGCTACTTTAATTCCATTCACCTCTTGGATAACAGGTGAATATGCTTCCGCATCATTGTTTCCTGCACCCACATGCTTAATTCCATATTCATCCAAATGAGTAATCGTATCAAGCATACCTTCAACACCGTAATCTAATGTATGGTTGTTCGCTAATGAAACAACATCTATACCTGCATCAACTAAGCCTTGTAGCCCCTCTGGTGCCCCTTTGAACACAAATGTCTTTTCATCATCAGCCGTTCCTCGTGTTGTTATCGGCATTTCCAAATTTCCCGCCGTAATATCTGCTGAACTTAGATGGAATAATGCTTTTTGAAAAGGATAACTATAGCCTTCTTGTTGTAGCCAACTATTAATATATTCCCCTTGCAAAATATCTCCAACAAAAGCCAGATTCACTGTAGTTGAGGCTTGTTCTATCGGAGTTAGCTCTTCCTCTTCTACAATTGGTGGTTCTTCTGTTACTACATTATCATCAATTGCGATTGTGCCATCATCTGTACCGTTATCATCAATTTGTTCATCCGTAACTAGTGGCTCATTGGGCTTAATCTCCTCTTTAGTAACTGCTGAACCATCTAATTCGTTCTTTTTAGGTGTGTCGTTGAACATCGATAATTTACCTACTTGCTCTTTGGCAGTATGCCATAAATCTTCCCCACGATAAAAGATTGCTACAACAATAATAATTATGGCCAGCAGCGTTGTATTGACTAACCATAAGCGACGCTTTGTTTTTTTATTTTGAACCTTCGTTTGTTGCTCGCGTTTCTTTGTTTCCATTCTAGATAAAGACATGAGAGAACTCCTTTTCATATGTAATACATTCACATATTCCAGAACTTCTCTCATTATATCGTTTAATTGATAGTCTGAGTTAATATTTTCTAATTTACTTCAATGAAAAAGCTAAAAATTTAATTACAAATACTTACAAAATATGAGTTTGATACTCCAGTGACTATGAAGTATGGTAGAGTTTCTGTACCTTTATGGGTACTAAAAAGTATTTATGATTTATCCTTAAGTTGAATAATCTTAACGGTCATATCTAAAGAAATCTTCTTCAAGTTGAAATGAAAATCCATTAATCGGGATTACTACATAGTATAATTTATCTCCCGAGACTTCAACTTCATAATGATAGTAATAATCATCAATAAACCAGGACTTGAGCGGAGTAGTTGGTATTTTTTTGTAGTCCGTAGAAATAAAAGTAACTTCATCACTATTTATTTCATTCTGGACAATAGCCTTCCCACCTTCGTAAGTAGTAGATGGTAAATTAAATATAAATAAAAATGGAATTAAAACTAATAACACAATAAAACCTATAAATATCACCTTTCCAAACTTTTTTATTAACACAAAACAAAGTAATAGAGGAATAATTGCGATATCAAACAACCACGTTTTTATCACACCGTAGTATAACGAGTCTATTAGGTGAAATGCTAACAACTCAACAAAAAAAATTAAAGGCAATAGTTTTGCTAATTTTTTATTTCTCATTAACGCACCCCCATTATCTAAGCTCTTGCAGAAATTTTATATAACGTCAATTTTGCGACTTCGCAACAATCCGTGACACCGCTAATTCATGCTAAAAAAATCGCCGATAAAGTTCTCCGGCGCTCACCAAGGAGCTGGGCATAGATTTGCGGGTTTGATGCTTTTTCATGCCCCAGCATACCTTGGATGAAATCCAATTGTGCACCGTTATCAAGTAGCTGGCACGCATAAGTATGTCTAAATCGATGGGTATATACATTTGCTTTGATTTCTCCCCGATCTGCCAGCCGTTTAAAAGCCCACCTGATCGTAGGAATAGCCATTCGTTTAGTCCGATTTGTATCGGTTACAATTAAGGCTTTACAGGTGTCAGTACGGCTAGCAAGATACTTCTTTAACTATACTTTGCACTCTGTCGTACCAATGTATATCAGTTTGTCGGTATTGATAAATTAATAAAGAAAATAAGGAAATTATAAGCAATAGTATTATTGGAGTTGTACTAAATGAAGCAGTTAGATTTGCGAGAGAGAAGTTGATTTTTGCTATGCAGAAGAAAATTGAATAAGTAATTAGTGAAACAAAAAAACTGTTTAGTGTTTTTTCGTCTTTATGAGTGAAATTTGCAATTAATGAAAATATAAAACCTTAAATTATGACGAATAATTAATTGAAAAGTTGCACTAAACTACCCTATCGCTTAATAAAAAGAGCAGGCTACCGAAGCACCCGCTCATCAATGTGAATTATTGAACTATCGTTCTCCGTTAGTTGAATGAATGAGTGCTTAAATGGCAGTTCTAAGCTAGATTATTTTATTTTCTTACTGTTCCAATCAACGCCATATCCGTATATATAGATTCCTCAATATTAGGAAGCAACCTGTAAATTGATTTATGTATAATATTTTCAATTTCTTGCTTAATAGTGAAGTAGTTTTTCCATGAAATTGGTGAATTAGAATTGATTCCATTTCTAATGGCAGCCGACACAATTCGCTTTTCTATTGTTGAAAATCCCTTATCATCTGCTAATGCATCACATACTCTAATTAGTTTGTCATAGATAGTCCATTCAATTTGATTTTGTATCTCACTTAATTGTATTTGTACGTGCAAGGGGATTTCCTTCCAACCATTAATTAGCTCTAAATCTGATATTGCAATTTCATGCGTAACGCAAACATTAGCAGTGCCCTCGAAGCCCTTATCAATCATAAATAAATAACCATCCAGTGCATGAATGACTGAAGGGGTAAAACCTACATACCGACCAATATCATGTAATAGTCCACTTGTATAAGCTATATTTGGGTCAATTTCGTATCCAGCCTTTAGTAAATCTATTGCTATATATTCGGCTGCCTTTGCCACGTTTTTTGAGTGTTGAACCCAAGTTCCAGGATTTAATATTGCTGCTTCATTTAACAAATGCTCTGCATATAATCTATCTTCAACAAACTTCATTCTACCAACTCCATTTTCTTTTATTAGCCATTTTCCAAATAATAACACCGTTGAGCTAAACTTCCCGTTGGCTTAACGAAAACAAGGAGTAGCTACCGTGGCAAACTGCTCCTTGTTTGATTTAACTAGCGTTCCCTGTTAGTACAATGATTCTCTATAATCGAAGCTTGAGTTAAACTTCTCCCCAAAATATCTCAGTTTCATAATCGAATAGAACAATACCATCTTGCTTATTCCTATCAAATAGATTTCGAAGTTCCGTCATCATCGGATCGTAATTCGGATGCCCGGGTACAGGACTGTAGGAAGAGGATAGCAACCGGCCTCTCAAGCCCTCGAAATCGAACTCCTGACTCATTCTGAATTTCGCTTCATGCATCGTGCCTTCCTTGAAAAAAGAGAGAAGCATGGTCCGTGAAATATTTTTATGATTAATTTTTTTGTAGTCATTACCGTATGTATGAAGCAGCTGATCGTATTCTTCGCGAAATAAAGTACCGTTTGTAAGACGGGAATTCCAGATTAGTATTACTCTCCCACCTGGCTGTAGAATTCTACGGAACTCGTTTTGGGCAGCTAAACGATCAAACCAGTGAAACGCTTGTGCACAGACAATAAACTCAACCGACTGATCAGGTAATCCAGTAGATTCTGCAGAACTCAATATAGTCTGAAAATTCGGATTTTTTTCTAACATTTTCTCTGCGGCTAACCGCATTTCCTGATTCGGCTCGACCGCGGTCACATAGCTTCCACGTTCCAGAAGTAGCTTTGAAAAGATGCCTGTTCCGGAACCGATGTCTGCTATTTTACTGTTCGAATGCAAACCTACGAAGTCGTACAAATAATCAACAGCCTCTTTCGGGTAGCTAGGACGGTACATTACATATGAATCGACCCGGTCTGAAAAACGTTCTTTACTGTTCATTTTTCATCACTCTCCTAGTGTTTCATTTTTTGGTCTGTTAGTTGAGAAAAGGCTGCCTTGATGTCATTGAACTATCGTTCCCCGTTAGGGTGTTAGTAATAAACGTCTATTTCTCTTTTCATCAAGATAAATATCTAGCGCTTTTATACCTCGTATCTGCAGTTTAATGAACAAGTATAGACTATATAGACCCATCAACATTAATAGTCCGTAAAAAATAAACATAAAAATAGCTTGCAATGAAAAAACGAAAATACTATGTCGCAACTTCCTTTTTTGGTAATTTTAGTTATATTATATCATTTTTTATAAATTTTCTCATTCACTTTTATTATTATACTGAACGTTAGCTTAATAAAATGAGCCGGATACCGAAGCACCTGCTCATCAATGTGTATTATTCAACTATCGTTCTCAGTTAGTATGATAACTTCTTTGCTGTAGTGTATAATTTGTATGAGAATCGGAGGGTCGTTCTATGAATATTTTAGTTTTAGGGGCAACTGGACGAGTTGGAGGTCAAATAGTTACTTATGCTCTTCAGGACAGACATAATGTGACTGTATTAGTACGTACTCCAGATAAGATTCAACTAGCCAATGATAATTTAACTATTCTTCAAGGTAATGTTTTAAATAATGACGATATCGCACTCGCAATGCATGGGAATGATGTAGTCATTAGTGCACTAAATACAGATGGATCAAACACCTTATCAGAAAGCATACCTTTAATTATCAAAGAGATGATAAACGAAGGTATTAAACGAATTATTACTATTGGTACTGCCGGTATCTTGCAGAGTAGAACTATCCCAAATTTACTTCGTTATCAGTCCAGTGAATCAAAACGTAAATCTACACGTGCTGCAGAGGAACATCATAGAGTGTTTAATTTACTAAGACAATCAGAACTTGAGTGGACTATTGTCTGTCCGACGTTTTTACCAGATGGAAAACGAGTAGGCAAATACCGTATTGAACAGAATCTTTTACCTGAGGGTGGCATTGAAATTTCTGTTACTGATACTGCAGAATTTGCATACAACCAAATAATAAGTACCAATTATATAAAATCTCGTGTTGGGATTGCCTACTAATAATTTTTCAGTCCTGAACTTTATTCTCTTCAGACACTTAGGGTGTCTGAAACTCGATAAGACATCTCTCATATCACAAAAAAAGATATAAAAAAGCTATTTTATCCATCATAATAACTCAAGATGGATAAAATAGCTCCTCACTAGTACCTTATATTAATCGTTTTTTCACTGCATGATCTTCCAAATAGTCCAGAATAATTCGAGCTCCTGCTTTCCCTTGGCGAATGCAATCAGGTAGTCCGACTCCATCGAAAGCTGCACCTGTTACCCAAACTCCTGGCAGTTTTTCACTCAGTTCGATTCTCATATCCCTTATAGCATTCACATGTCCGATTGGATACTGTGGCATTGAATGATCCAATCTCGTAATCTCTGTGAATAAAGGCTCTGCGGTTAAGCCCACCGATCTTCTAATATCTTCGCGTACAGCAGCTATTAATGATTCATCATCGAGTTTAACGGATAGTTGATCTTCTGAATGCCCCACATAACATCGCAGTAACACTTTATCCTCAGGTGAGGAATGTAGCCATTTATTTGATGTCCATGTACATGCTGTAATATGTAACCCTTCCGAACGAGGCACTAAAAATCCTGATCCATCAAAATCTACATCGAAATTAGATTTGTCGAATGCCATTACTACGTTCGCTACTGATACATATCGGATATTAGCTAGTGCTTCACTGTTAATATGAGGACTTAGTAATTTATCGGATACAAATGCTGGCGTTGTAACAATAACTGCTTGTGCTTGTAACTGTTCTCCGTCTTGCAATTGCACAGTATAACCTTGTTCCGTTTTTTCGAAACGTTCCACTTTGCTATTGAGCTTAATTGTAATTTTAGATAACGCCTTCTCTAACGCATTTACCATAGTTGCTAGACCATTGCGGAAAGTCATAAATGTTGCTGGCGTTTTACCTTGATTCTGTGCATTAGTTACACGTTTATTATGACGTGATCCAAGTATAACACTACCAAATTCCTTCTCTGATTGAGCAAATTGTGGGAATGTGGCATTAAGACTTAACTTATATAGATCGCCAGCATAAATACCAGCTAGTAATGGCTCGGCGATTTTTGCTACAAGTTCTTTCCCAATCCGTCTAGCTAGAAAGCCACCGAGAGATTCATCTCGCTCCGCTGGCGTTGCTTCTTTAAGTAAATCAGCTAGTGCGGCGAGTTTACCCGCTGGACTTACGAGATCACTTTGCAAAAATCGAATAATATCTGTCGGTATGCCAAGTACTAGTCCCGGTGGCATAGCATGTAAACGAAGCTCGTTCATAATATAAGTCTTTGAGGCATTAGGATTTGTCGCTACTAGTTCATCCTCTATCGCTAGATCATGCGCTAGATCAATAATCGCTAATTTACGAGATAGAAAAGAATCTGGACCTTTTTCAATGACAAATCCTTCTTTATGCAGCGTATTAATTTTCCCGCCTAAATGATCACCCGCTTCAACTAACACTATGCGAATGGTTTGACCACTTTCTCTAGCTAATTTTTGTAAATAAAAAGCGGAGCTAAGTCCGCTGATCCCTCCGCCTATCACGACAACTGTATCAATCGTTTCTTCACTCCGCATTATGTCATTCCTTCCCGAGTGGCGCACTTACTGTAATAACAGACTCTGCTAACGTATCCATATATAACGGGTCAGTGTTTAGCATAGCGATACGTTCGAACGATACACCAAGCTGCGCAGCTTTCTCTTTCGCTTCAATATCAAGATCGTACAACACTTCAAGATGATCGGAAACGAAACCTATCGGCGCTGACAATATTGCTTTATAACCTTGTTGTGCTACTTGTTCCATCGTATCTAATATATCTGGACCTAACCACGGCTCATGCGTACGTCCTGCACTTTGCCATGTAAATTGCCAGTCTTCGATTTCCGTATTTTCAGCAATGGATTCAGATGTTTGCATTAATTGGTGTTCATACGGATCGCCTAGTTCTCTAATCTTCTCAGGTAAACTATGTGCGCTGAAAAGCACTTTTACTGGCTTATCTCCTTGCAATGGTGCAAGTTGTTCATATACGTTATTCACTCTATCTGTTAGTGCTTCGATAAGTTTAGGATGAAGATGGTATGACTTTACGAATTTCATCTTAATACCTAGTTCATCAGCTTTTTCTTGTGCACGCTTTACATAACTACCGACACTCATTACAGAGTAATGAGGGGCAAGTACGATGCCGATAGCTTGCTTAATATCATCTTTGGCCATTTGCTCTACACCATCTTCGATTAATGGTGCTGCATGTTTTAAGCCTTGGTAACAAACATAACGATCTGGCGCAAGTTCATTCAGCCTATTTTGCAATCCCGCTACTTGTGCATCGGTATTTTTACGTAATGGGAATACTCCCCCTACAATTGCCTCATAGCGTTCAGTCAATTCTTTAAGTTGTTCAGCAGTAGGTGCATGACCACGACGAATATGAGTGTAATATGCTTCTACATCATCTAGCGATTGGGGAGTACCGTACGACATAACTAATACCCCTATTTTTTGCTGTACCATCGACTTATATCCTCCTAAAACTTTTTATCCTCTTGGGATACTACTTGCACATAAAAAGTATCTTCGAAAGCATACTCTAAAACTTTTTATCCTCTTGGGATACTACTTGCTTTATTATAATGAAGGGTTAAAATGTTCGCTTGTCAGCATCAAGGAGATGGCTTGAAGTCTAGGTAGCGAGAAACACAGCGTACTTTAATCGTACGCGAGTATCACAGTCTCCGACTTCATGTCATATCCGCCGCCGAGTTCTCATCGAAGTTTGTACATCGTGATTACAAGTGGACTATTTAACCAACCTTGCAATAGCTTGCTCCGAATAACTATGAATATAGTCTGTCAGATCCTTCAGCTTCTCAAGAGACGCTTCTGGGAAAAGTCCATGCCCCAAATTGAAAATAAATCCAGGTTCTGCAATCCCTTGATCGATAATCTCAGCCGCGTACTTCTCAATAACTTTTTGCGGAGCTTGTAGAATCGTCGGGTCTAAGTTTCCTTGTACTGCAAATTGATGCTCTAATCTTCTACGTCCATCCGAAATCGGAACACGCCAATCTAGTCCTATAACATTAGCTTTCACATTTTTTAGTTCAGGCAACAACTCACCAGAAGCTACACCAGGGAAATAGATTTTTGGTTGTGAGATATGTTCAAGTTCAGCGAAAATACGTTCAATCGTCGGTAACACGAATACTCTGAAATCGGCAGGTGACAACGCACCTACCCAGCTATCAAATAGTTGGAACGCTTTACCGCCAGCTGCAATATGAGCACGTAAATACGTAATGACCATATCACCTAGTTTGTCCATCAATTGAAACCATACTTGTGGCTCGCTGTACATTAATTCTTTTGTTTTCAAGTAGTTTTTAGAAGGACGACCTTCAATGAGATAACTAGCGATTGTAAACGGAGCGCCTGCAAATGTAATTAGCGGTACCTCCAGCTCACGATCTAATATTTTTATCGTTTCAATAACATGAGATAAATCTTTGTCTACATCGATCGGCTTTAACTTTGCTACATCAGCAGCTGAACGTATCGGATTGTGGATGACCGGACCTACATTAGCAACAATATCAAAATCAATCCCAATCGATGCTACTGGATTCATAATATCAGAATATAATATAGCTGCATCTACACCTAGTTTTTTAACTGGCATCATCGTTACTTCTGCCGCTAATTCTGGTTGCTTACATATTTCTAGAAGTGAATATTTCTCTTTAATTTTCCGGTACTCTGGATCATACCTACCAGCTTGACGCATATACCATGCAGGAATGCGCTCAACCTCCTCTTTCATACATGCTCGTATGAATAGGTCATTGTAAGCCATTGCAGAACCTCTTCTCTATGTAATATTATCTATCTTTCATTATGCCCCTTTTGTTATTATCTAACAACTGATAGTGATGCACACCTATGACAATCCCATGACATTTCAATATCTTCTTTCTCCATAAATATTATTTTTCAAACATGCTATACTATAGTTATGAAACAATGGAAAAAGAATCTTGTTGTATTATGGTTTGGCCAATTTCTCGTTATGGCTGGCATGACGATGATTATGCCTTTTCTTACGTTATATTTGCAAAATGAGCTAGGTGTCACAGATCCTCATAAAATCGGAATATGGGCTGGTGTAATTTTTGCAGGAAATTTCGTAACTGCTTTTTTATTTCAGCCACTTTGGGGAAAGCTGTCCGATCGTTACGGACGTAAGTTAATGTTACTTCGCTCTGGATTCGGTATGGCAATTGTGATGGTTCTCATGGGATTCGCAACAAGCCCTTGGCATTTGTTGTTACTCCGCTTACTTAACGGCGTAATCTCCGGCTTTAATCCAGCATCTGTAGCATTAGTCTCTGCCACTACACCAAAGAATAAGCTAGGATTCGCTATGGGAATGCTGCAATCTGGAGGAATTGCAGGTACAATTCTTGGTCCACTTATTGGTGGAATTCTTGCAGACTCTATTGGCTACCGTCCAATTTTCTATGTGACTGGTATTTCAATATGTATCGCGTCATTACTTTGTTTGTTTATTGTGAAAGAATCTTTTGATCGTAAGCAAGCTGCGACTGAAGTACAGATGACAGTAATTGAAGGTCTTAAAAAGATTATATATATTCCGCAAATTGCTGCATTATTTGCGGTTACATTGCTTATTCAATTCGCTAATATGAGCCCGATGACCTTGATTCCGCTTTACATACAAGAGTTAAGTCCTAATGTTGCTAATATCGCTTTTCTTGCTGGGCTTGTTGCATCAGCGACCGGATTATCTAATATGCTCGCCTCACCTATATTAGGTAAATTAGGTGATCGTGTCGGTTCAGAAAAAATATTAGCATATAGTCTTATCGGCGCCGCCATTAGCTTTATTCCACAAGCACTTGCTGATACCGTATGGCACTTGCTTATTGCTAGATTTTTTCTCGGATTTTTCCTTGGTGGTCTAGTACCTACCGTTAATTCTTTGCTAGCAAAATTTTCACCAGCTGGAATGGCAACACGAACGTTTAGTTTTAATACTAGTATGATTAGTCTAGGAAATGTTATTGCCCCTATCGCAGGAGGTTTCTTCTCCGGTTGGATCGGAATCAAAGGATTGTTTATTACATCTGCCATTCTAATGGGACTTAATGGAGTGTGGGTATGGTTTGCACTTCTCCACAAACGGCAAATCAATCAAAGTAATCAATAAAAAGTGCTAAGTAGCATATTTGCTGCTTAGCACTTTTTGTTGTATGTAGAGGGTACTAGAAGATAAGTAGCAATTCAAAGCAAGAATAATTAACTTAATCGATTACGAACTAGTAATGCAGCTCCTGTCGCAACAGCATCCTCCATTAATATACCTTGAGTAAATTGTGTTTGATATGAAGGGAAATTGTACGTATACAGCTCAGCTGTCTGCGCTACTAATTGTGCATATTCCTTATAAGAGTTAATTAGTGAACCTCCAAGAATAACTTTATTAGGCTGAAAAATGTTTATTAAATTAGCAACGCCAATACCCAGATAAGTAGCTGACTGCTGAAATAGCTCTGTTATAAATGGGTTTTCTAAACGTAATTCTCTAATTAACAGATCAAAGTCTACATCCTTATCATTAACTGGAGACTGATTAGACAATAATGTACGTCCCAACCTAATTTTCTTTTTCACCTGTTCTACTAACACAGGTATAGAAACATAATTCTCTAGTGCACCTGGATTACAACCATTAAGTACAGGAGCATCCCCAGCTTTAATGATCATCTGACCAAATGCACCCTCTCGATCGTAGATTCCCTGTACTAAATGTCCCCCTGAGATCATAGCCGAACGTAAACCTACTCCTACATTAATATATAACAAATGATCTGCTACACTCCCCTGTGTGCGAAATGCAAGCTGTTCACCAAGTGCTGCACAATCCGTTCCGTTATCAAGTACTGCTTTTATTCCGATTTTGTCTTCTATTAAAGTTGTGATTGCAATATTGTTCCAACCTTCAGCGCTATAATACTTTGGATTAATGATCATTCCTTGATTTCGATCTAAAGGTCCAACTGCTCCAATACCTATACCAATGATCTTTTCTTTAGTAATTTGATGATCATTGCAAAAGGAACTTATCGTTTGATCTATATATTCAATAAAGGTATATGGATTCATTGTGCTATCCATTCTCCATCTTGTTAATGCCTTTGCATTCAACTTCATATCAAATAATCCAAGTACCGCATAAAATCGGGAAATTTCAATTCCAATAATATATCCATAATGAGCATTTATATTATAAAGAATAGGTTTTCTCCCACCACTTGATGGCCCATATCCAGACTGAATTAATAATTGTTCCTCAACCATTTCTTGTAGTACTCTCCCTAATGAGGAACTAGAAAGGCTTAATAGTCGTTGAAGGTCGAATTTTGAAATATCACTTCGTTCAGCGATATAGTTAAAAATTCGTATTTTTATTTCTGATAAACTTTTATTGTCCATATTTATATCAGACCTCAATTCACTATATACGGATAGGATTAATAATATATATCCTTCTATTATAACCAAAAAAAAAATAAAAGAAATCAACAAAGATAATCCCAAAATGAATTTAAGATGGTATAATGAATAAATATAAAAGACATAAAGTAAGAAAGGCAGAGGATTATGAGTAAATTCCCAACGAACTTAGAATCAAATCAGGATAAAGTTTCTAGAAACAAACAATTATTACTTATCTTTTGGACTTTTCTAAAAATTAGTCCTGTCTCATTTGGCGGGGGGTATTCGCTCATACCTAGTATTGAAAAAGAAGTAGTAGAAAAACAAAAGTGGATGTCAATGAAAGAAATCGGAGATGTCTTCGCCGTTGCTCAATCCGCACCAGGTGCTATTGCCATTAACTCTGCTATTTTTATAGGCTATCGACTTAATGGTTTTTTAGGTGCTATTGTTGCTCTGCTCGGAACGCTACTTCCTACTTTTATTATTATGCTTGTCCTCTCTATATTCTTTTTATCTATTCAGGAAGCACCAAAAATACAAGCAGCTTTTTTATCTATACGTACTACAATCGTCGCTTTAATTGTCTATGCAGCATTAAAGATGGGGAAAGAATCCATTATAGATTTTACAAGTACTATATTGGTAGCAGGGACTATCTTTACACTCTATTTTTTCAGTTCAATTGTTCATCCTATTATAATAATCATCGCATGTGGCTGTATCGGAATTATCGTTAAATTCGCTAAACATAAATGGCTATCATCTACGAACACTAACAAATTAGATACAATTCCAGAAAATCAATATTATGACTATATGATCTAGCAGAGGTGAAAACATGAGTGAATTAATTCAACTGTTTATCATATTTTTTATGATTGGTTGTGTATCTTTTGGTGGTGGCTATTCCATGATACCGTTAATGCAAACCGAAATAGTGAATCGCTATCAGTGGTTAACGATGGATCAATTTTCAGATGTTGTAGCTGTTGCTGGAATGAGCCCTGGTCCTATTGCTACTAATATGGCAATCTCAATTGGCTATATGCATTTACAGCTTCCAGGAGCTATAGTAGCTACTATCGGAATGGTATTACCATCCCTTCTATGTATTATTTTGCTGGCAGTTTTTTATAATGTAGTATCAAAAAATGAAATCTGGGCAAATGCTTTATATGGCATTCGTGCTGCAGTAACAGGCTTTATCTTCTACTCGGCCATCATTTTCACTAAAAACAATGGTGTTTTCTCTTCAGATGTTTCATATACATTGAGTCAAATATTTATCTTTATCGGATCTCTAGTTGCATTAATGTATTTCAAAAAACACCCAATATATGTTATTGTCGTTTCAGGACTCGTTGGGGTTGCATTATATAGCTAATGAATAGGTGTGAATATAATGGAGAATAAGAAAGCATGTTGCGGAGGCAATCGAAACTCAATCACAATATCAAATGACATTAATATGAACCCTAATACTAGGAATCATGTTGAAACAGTACAAAAACCAAATAGCACCTCTTCCCAAATGTTAACTCATCATGTGGAATCATTCGTTCCTCTAGAAGGCGGTACATTTTGGATGGGTTCAAATTCTGACGAAGGTTTTCCTAATGATGGAGAAGGTCCTATGCGAGAAATATTTATTGATTCCTTTGAGATTAGTAAATACACTGTGACGAACATACAATTTGCCGATTTTGTAACCCATACTGGTTATGTAACTGAAGCAGAGAAATTTAATTGGTCTTATGTTTATACTGACTTTGTATCTAAAAATAATTTAATTCATAAAATTGCATCACCACCCAAGCTCCCTTGGTGGTCTGCAATTAAAGGTGCATATTGGGCTTGTCCAGAAGGGGAAGGAA includes:
- a CDS encoding class I SAM-dependent methyltransferase, giving the protein MNSKERFSDRVDSYVMYRPSYPKEAVDYLYDFVGLHSNSKIADIGSGTGIFSKLLLERGSYVTAVEPNQEMRLAAEKMLEKNPNFQTILSSAESTGLPDQSVEFIVCAQAFHWFDRLAAQNEFRRILQPGGRVILIWNSRLTNGTLFREEYDQLLHTYGNDYKKINHKNISRTMLLSFFKEGTMHEAKFRMSQEFDFEGLRGRLLSSSYSPVPGHPNYDPMMTELRNLFDRNKQDGIVLFDYETEIFWGEV
- the hemH gene encoding ferrochelatase; its protein translation is MVQQKIGVLVMSYGTPQSLDDVEAYYTHIRRGHAPTAEQLKELTERYEAIVGGVFPLRKNTDAQVAGLQNRLNELAPDRYVCYQGLKHAAPLIEDGVEQMAKDDIKQAIGIVLAPHYSVMSVGSYVKRAQEKADELGIKMKFVKSYHLHPKLIEALTDRVNNVYEQLAPLQGDKPVKVLFSAHSLPEKIRELGDPYEHQLMQTSESIAENTEIEDWQFTWQSAGRTHEPWLGPDILDTMEQVAQQGYKAILSAPIGFVSDHLEVLYDLDIEAKEKAAQLGVSFERIAMLNTDPLYMDTLAESVITVSAPLGKE
- the hemG gene encoding protoporphyrinogen oxidase, giving the protein MRSEETIDTVVVIGGGISGLSSAFYLQKLARESGQTIRIVLVEAGDHLGGKINTLHKEGFVIEKGPDSFLSRKLAIIDLAHDLAIEDELVATNPNASKTYIMNELRLHAMPPGLVLGIPTDIIRFLQSDLVSPAGKLAALADLLKEATPAERDESLGGFLARRIGKELVAKIAEPLLAGIYAGDLYKLSLNATFPQFAQSEKEFGSVILGSRHNKRVTNAQNQGKTPATFMTFRNGLATMVNALEKALSKITIKLNSKVERFEKTEQGYTVQLQDGEQLQAQAVIVTTPAFVSDKLLSPHINSEALANIRYVSVANVVMAFDKSNFDVDFDGSGFLVPRSEGLHITACTWTSNKWLHSSPEDKVLLRCYVGHSEDQLSVKLDDESLIAAVREDIRRSVGLTAEPLFTEITRLDHSMPQYPIGHVNAIRDMRIELSEKLPGVWVTGAAFDGVGLPDCIRQGKAGARIILDYLEDHAVKKRLI
- a CDS encoding CapA family protein; amino-acid sequence: MSLSRMETKKREQQTKVQNKKTKRRLWLVNTTLLAIIIIVVAIFYRGEDLWHTAKEQVGKLSMFNDTPKKNELDGSAVTKEEIKPNEPLVTDEQIDDNGTDDGTIAIDDNVVTEEPPIVEEEELTPIEQASTTVNLAFVGDILQGEYINSWLQQEGYSYPFQKALFHLSSADITAGNLEMPITTRGTADDEKTFVFKGAPEGLQGLVDAGIDVVSLANNHTLDYGVEGMLDTITHLDEYGIKHVGAGNNDAEAYSPVIQEVNGIKVAYIGVSRVLPYTTWKANKYTAGLAEAYDTASRALQAIEEAEKLADITIVMIHWGIERNNKPENYQLQLARNFIDAGADMIVGSHPHVLQGFEQYNGKWIAYSLGNFVFASHPKGKQAESGVLGATCKITAECEMTFYPMKIVNAQPTPVKDEEAKEMLQFLEDVSLNGVEIDDRGKLSLTKP
- a CDS encoding tyrosine-type recombinase/integrase: MAIPTIRWAFKRLADRGEIKANVYTHRFRHTYACQLLDNGAQLDFIQGMLGHEKASNPQIYAQLLGERRRTLSAIFLA
- a CDS encoding HD domain-containing protein, which codes for MKFVEDRLYAEHLLNEAAILNPGTWVQHSKNVAKAAEYIAIDLLKAGYEIDPNIAYTSGLLHDIGRYVGFTPSVIHALDGYLFMIDKGFEGTANVCVTHEIAISDLELINGWKEIPLHVQIQLSEIQNQIEWTIYDKLIRVCDALADDKGFSTIEKRIVSAAIRNGINSNSPISWKNYFTIKQEIENIIHKSIYRLLPNIEESIYTDMALIGTVRK
- a CDS encoding SDR family oxidoreductase translates to MNILVLGATGRVGGQIVTYALQDRHNVTVLVRTPDKIQLANDNLTILQGNVLNNDDIALAMHGNDVVISALNTDGSNTLSESIPLIIKEMINEGIKRIITIGTAGILQSRTIPNLLRYQSSESKRKSTRAAEEHHRVFNLLRQSELEWTIVCPTFLPDGKRVGKYRIEQNLLPEGGIEISVTDTAEFAYNQIISTNYIKSRVGIAY